The proteins below come from a single Panicum hallii strain FIL2 chromosome 7, PHallii_v3.1, whole genome shotgun sequence genomic window:
- the LOC112898856 gene encoding F-box protein At1g70590-like isoform X1 yields the protein MDAGSHTWPPPAPSPPPFSSRPRASPSPHRRRRRHSKKQHKPPPAQPPPTPSPAPQGADYSALPPELVHRALAASCASDVAAASRACRAWRDALRPLREAAALHAYGRRVKHGPVAGAAARGGGGGGRIEAERQRALGLFRRAARLGSAAAMVDAGLMCWEEGRRVEAVEYYRSAAELGHPVGMCNLGVSYLEADPPKAEQAIRWFYPSASAGNARAQYNLGLCLQNGKGIKRNQKEAAKWYLRAAEGGNVRAMYNICLCYSYGEGLAQDPVRAKRWLQLAADCGHKKALYECGIKLCAAGDKVKSLTYLELATRRGETAAAHMRDVILESLSAASTQRALSDADKWKPRALHPRSILRSVTLLQPYLRNLHKAVHYR from the exons CGCCGTCCCCGCAccgtcggcgccgccgccactccaAGAAGCAGCACAAGCCACCGCCCGCGCAGCCGCCCccgacgccgtcgccggcgccgcagGGCGCGGACTACTCCGCGCTACCGCCGGAGCTCGTGCACCGGGCGCTCGCGGCCTCGTGCGCCTCCGACGTCGCGGCGGCcagccgcgcgtgccgcgcgtGGAGGGACGCGCTGCGGCCGCTCCGCGAGGCCGCGGCGCTGCACGCGTACGGCCGACGCGTCAAGCACGGCCCCGTGGCGGGAGCCGCCGCCCGCGGTGGCGGGGGCGGAGGGCGTATCGAGGCGGAGAGGCAGCGCGCGCTGGGGCTGTtccggcgggcggcgaggctgggctccgcggcggcgatggtggacgccgggctGATGTGctgggaggaggggcggcgggtggAGGCCGTGGAGTACTACCGGAGCGCGGCGGAGCTGGGGCACCCCGTCGGGATGTGCAACCTTGGGGTCTCCTACCTTGAAG CTGATCCACCTAAGGCTGAGCAAGCCATCCGATGGTTTTATCCATCTGCATCAGCAGGCAATGCTCGTGCTCAATACAACCTAGGCCTTTGCTTGCAGAATGGGAAAGGGATCAAGCGTAATCAGAAGGAAGCT GCAAAGTGGTACTTGCGAGCAGCAGAGGGAGGAAATGTACGAGCCATGTATAACATTTGCCTGTGTTACAGCTATGGTGAAGGGCTTGCACAGGATCCAGTGCGTGCTAAGAGGTGGCTGCAACTAGCTGCTGATTGTGGTCACAAGAAAGCTCTTTATGAGTGTGGTATTAAGCTCTGTGCG GCAGGAGACAAGGTCAAGTCTCTCACGTATTTGGAGTTGGCAACTCGGCGTGGAGAAACCGCAGCTGCCCATATGAGAGATGTAATACTGGAATCACTCTCTGCTGCGAGCACACAGCGTGCCCTATCAGATGCTGATAAATGGAAACCTAGGGCCCTCCATCCAAGAAG CATCTTGAGGAGTGTTACCTTGCTGCAGCCATACCTTCGCAATCTGCACAAAGCCGTCCATTACAGATAA
- the LOC112898856 gene encoding F-box protein At1g70590-like isoform X2 → MDAGSHTWPPPAPSPPPFSSRPRASPSPHRRRRRHSKKQHKPPPAQPPPTPSPAPQGADYSALPPELVHRALAASCASDVAAASRACRAWRDALRPLREAAALHAYGRRVKHGPVAGAAARGGGGGGRIEAERQRALGLFRRAARLGSAAAMVDAGLMCWEEGRRVEAVEYYRSAAELGHPVGMCNLGVSYLEADPPKAEQAIRWFYPSASAGNARAQYNLGLCLQNGKGIKRNQKEAAKWYLRAAEGGNVRAMYNICLCYSYGEGLAQDPVRAKRWLQLAADCGHKKALYECGIKLCACQENIHHLHATQWQPF, encoded by the exons CGCCGTCCCCGCAccgtcggcgccgccgccactccaAGAAGCAGCACAAGCCACCGCCCGCGCAGCCGCCCccgacgccgtcgccggcgccgcagGGCGCGGACTACTCCGCGCTACCGCCGGAGCTCGTGCACCGGGCGCTCGCGGCCTCGTGCGCCTCCGACGTCGCGGCGGCcagccgcgcgtgccgcgcgtGGAGGGACGCGCTGCGGCCGCTCCGCGAGGCCGCGGCGCTGCACGCGTACGGCCGACGCGTCAAGCACGGCCCCGTGGCGGGAGCCGCCGCCCGCGGTGGCGGGGGCGGAGGGCGTATCGAGGCGGAGAGGCAGCGCGCGCTGGGGCTGTtccggcgggcggcgaggctgggctccgcggcggcgatggtggacgccgggctGATGTGctgggaggaggggcggcgggtggAGGCCGTGGAGTACTACCGGAGCGCGGCGGAGCTGGGGCACCCCGTCGGGATGTGCAACCTTGGGGTCTCCTACCTTGAAG CTGATCCACCTAAGGCTGAGCAAGCCATCCGATGGTTTTATCCATCTGCATCAGCAGGCAATGCTCGTGCTCAATACAACCTAGGCCTTTGCTTGCAGAATGGGAAAGGGATCAAGCGTAATCAGAAGGAAGCT GCAAAGTGGTACTTGCGAGCAGCAGAGGGAGGAAATGTACGAGCCATGTATAACATTTGCCTGTGTTACAGCTATGGTGAAGGGCTTGCACAGGATCCAGTGCGTGCTAAGAGGTGGCTGCAACTAGCTGCTGATTGTGGTCACAAGAAAGCTCTTTATGAGTGTGGTATTAAGCTCTGTGCG TGTCAAGAGAACATCCATCATTTACATGCGACTCAGTGGCAGCCATTTTGA
- the LOC112900739 gene encoding uncharacterized protein LOC112900739 — protein MAESTVLECVKEFARTVIAVFEEEYLRPPKEAELKRILEENKVRGFPGMIGSIDCMHWEWGSCPVGWHGQYIGRKGRPIVVLEAIATKDLRVWHAFFGMPGSCNDLNVLDRSPVFDDLANGRTDKVEFSVNNHNYDMGYYLADKIYLDWVTFVKTKSEAISPKDKTFAEAQEAA, from the coding sequence ATGGCCGAAAGCACTGTTTTGGAGTGCGTTAAGGAGTTTGCAAGAACTGTCATTGCCGTGTTCGAGGAAGAGTACCTACGACCACCTAAAGAGGCTGAGTTGAAGCGGATTCTTGAAGAAAATAAAGTTAGAGGTTTTCCCGGGATGATTGGAAGTATCGATTGCATGCATTGGGAGTGGGGATCTTGTCCGGTAGGCTGGCATGGCCAATACATTGGAAGGAAGGGTCGACCGATTGTTGTTCTTGAGGCTATTGCAACCAAGGACTTGCGAGTTTGGCATGCATTTTTCGGAATGCCCGGGTCTTGCAACGATCTCAATGTTTTGGACCGCTCCCCTGTATTTGATGATCTTGCCAATGGAAGAACTGACAAAGTTGAATTTTCAGTGAACAACCATAATTACGACATGGGGTATTACCTCGCGGACAAGATATATCTCGATTGGGTGACCTTTGTGAAAACCAAGAGTGAAGCTATCAGTCCCAAGGACAAGACATTTGCCGAGGCCCAAGAAGCTGCATGA